One segment of Desulfosudis oleivorans Hxd3 DNA contains the following:
- the hrpA gene encoding ATP-dependent RNA helicase HrpA — protein MFTNSIKAAYRLANQALRVDRQYALRRLSAISGGRRPLSGPALEREVSQLIARLEGSVALRAFRYDRFPRLPSDPALPIAPRQDEIIAAIQKHPVVIVSGATGSGKTTQIPRYCVAAGCGRDGRIGCTQPRRIAAVSVAARIADELGTASTGLVGHKIRFSDTTAGTHLIKIMTDGILLAEAQRDRYLNEYDAIVVDEAHERSLNIDFILGILKQVLAKRDDLRVVITSATIDTEKFSAAFDQAPVIEVSGRMYPVEIKYTPPEPEFGNGEPPTYVELAVAEVERVCRRSPFGDILVFMPTAQDIRETCDMIEGRRMPGATVMPLFARLSGADQARVFSRPPGRKIIVATNIAETSITIPGIRYVVDTGLARISYYNPRTRTTSLSVRSISQSSCQQRAGRCGRVENGVCVRLYDQKDFESRHLFTPPEVLRANLAEVVLRMMALKLGTPDTFPFVDRPADRSIRDGYDTLVELGAIQAVSRGGYRLTETGRLMAKIPADPRLARILIEAGKNGCLEPAVVVVSALSMQDPRETPAERLKEARAAHAAFAHPASDFITLLNIWEACRDKGTGQLKRFCRDHFLSFRRMREWRDLYAQMQQIAKEHGLGTGLAAIDRHQDPDGFYAAFHRTLLSGYLSNIAEKKEKNIYNGAGGKTMMIFPGSALFNTEPSMIMAAELVETSRLYARTVAAIDRQWIRPLAGDLCRETYLAPRWRRSREEVVADCRTTLFGLTVDFRESVSYGRVDPAGAADIFIRSALVNGDVKQPLSFMAHNTRLIEEGVEIENRLRRKTFLAGDDDLFAFYRQRLDNDVYSMRTLKKRIAEQGVDFLKMSRADVIKEEPDPEEMAGFPDTLHLGREQFACLYAFDPAKDEDGVTVRIPAHRAPDVDPDHLDWLVPGLLTEKIAALVKGLPKAYRKQLVPISRTVEIITTEMPQRKRPLVSALSLFIRKRFGVEVPASAWQPEKLPEHLHARIAITDERNREIEVSRNRDILRQSFDQGLPADSLAPLKRQWEKTGCRTWEFGDLPEEIVADAGKRHIRLFPGLVDRTGHVDLRLFESRSKALAAHVQGVKRLLLLALSREVRFLGRDVALSKQAALKAVLLGGAKSLEQRMQQKVADNLLAVSIRTAAEFEALAIEVPGRLYERAHQLRTAVETVVGAYHDARRQIQTLVASQRAGGDTALVLKTIEADLATLVPETFVTIYHIADLERLPRYMQAAVIRARRAVENLAGDRQKAEKVAWSCAVLDRLVAELLPDTSDEKRRAVEDFFWMVEEYKVSVFAQELKTAFPVSKKRLEENLREIEGMV, from the coding sequence ATGTTTACAAATTCAATAAAAGCCGCTTACCGTCTGGCAAATCAGGCCCTGCGGGTTGACCGGCAGTATGCGCTGCGCCGGCTTTCCGCCATTTCCGGCGGCAGGCGGCCCCTGTCCGGCCCGGCCCTGGAAAGGGAGGTTTCCCAGCTGATTGCCCGGCTGGAGGGATCAGTGGCCCTTCGTGCTTTCCGGTATGACCGCTTTCCCCGGCTCCCCTCGGACCCTGCCCTGCCCATTGCCCCCCGCCAGGATGAAATCATCGCCGCGATTCAGAAACATCCGGTGGTGATTGTTTCCGGGGCCACCGGGTCGGGCAAGACCACCCAGATTCCCCGGTACTGCGTGGCTGCCGGATGCGGCAGGGACGGTCGCATCGGCTGCACCCAGCCCCGGCGCATCGCGGCGGTGTCCGTAGCCGCCAGAATCGCCGACGAACTGGGAACGGCATCAACGGGCCTGGTGGGTCACAAGATCCGGTTTTCCGATACAACGGCCGGTACTCACCTGATCAAGATCATGACCGACGGCATTCTTCTGGCCGAGGCCCAGCGGGACCGCTATTTAAATGAGTATGACGCCATTGTGGTGGACGAGGCCCATGAGCGGAGCCTGAACATCGACTTTATTCTGGGCATTCTCAAACAGGTGCTGGCAAAGCGGGACGACCTGCGGGTGGTAATCACGTCGGCCACCATTGACACGGAAAAGTTTTCAGCGGCTTTTGATCAGGCCCCGGTGATAGAGGTGTCGGGCCGCATGTATCCCGTGGAGATAAAATACACGCCCCCGGAACCGGAATTCGGCAACGGCGAGCCCCCTACCTACGTGGAACTGGCCGTGGCCGAAGTGGAGCGCGTCTGCAGGCGCAGCCCCTTCGGTGATATTCTGGTGTTCATGCCCACGGCCCAGGACATACGGGAGACCTGCGACATGATCGAGGGCCGCCGCATGCCCGGCGCAACCGTGATGCCCCTTTTTGCCCGGCTTTCCGGTGCGGACCAGGCCCGGGTTTTTTCCAGGCCCCCGGGCCGGAAAATCATCGTGGCCACCAACATCGCCGAAACATCCATTACCATTCCCGGTATCCGGTACGTGGTGGACACCGGCCTTGCCCGCATATCCTATTACAATCCCCGTACCCGCACCACATCGCTGTCGGTGCGGTCCATATCACAAAGCAGTTGCCAGCAGCGGGCCGGGCGCTGCGGGCGCGTGGAAAACGGTGTATGCGTACGTCTCTATGACCAGAAGGATTTTGAATCCCGCCACCTGTTCACCCCACCCGAGGTTCTGCGGGCCAACCTGGCCGAGGTGGTACTGCGCATGATGGCCCTGAAGCTGGGCACGCCGGACACTTTCCCCTTTGTGGACCGGCCCGCGGACAGGAGCATTCGGGACGGGTATGACACCCTGGTGGAACTGGGCGCCATTCAAGCCGTCAGCCGGGGCGGCTACCGATTGACCGAAACCGGCCGGCTCATGGCAAAGATCCCGGCAGACCCCCGGCTGGCCCGCATTCTGATTGAGGCCGGGAAAAACGGCTGCCTGGAACCGGCCGTTGTCGTGGTGTCGGCCCTGAGCATGCAGGACCCCAGGGAGACACCGGCGGAAAGGCTCAAGGAGGCCCGGGCCGCCCATGCCGCCTTTGCCCACCCGGCCTCTGATTTTATCACCCTGCTTAACATATGGGAGGCGTGCCGGGATAAAGGTACCGGGCAACTGAAGCGGTTCTGCCGGGACCATTTTCTGTCGTTCCGGCGTATGCGGGAGTGGCGGGACCTGTATGCCCAGATGCAGCAAATCGCAAAGGAACATGGACTGGGAACCGGCCTCGCCGCCATCGACCGTCATCAGGACCCGGACGGTTTTTACGCGGCTTTTCACAGGACCCTGCTTTCCGGATACCTTTCCAACATCGCCGAGAAAAAGGAAAAAAACATATACAATGGCGCCGGTGGAAAAACGATGATGATCTTTCCCGGTTCGGCCCTGTTCAATACCGAGCCGTCCATGATCATGGCCGCTGAACTGGTGGAGACATCCCGGCTCTATGCCCGGACCGTGGCCGCTATTGACCGGCAATGGATTCGTCCCCTGGCAGGAGACCTGTGCCGGGAAACCTATCTTGCCCCCCGGTGGCGCAGAAGCCGGGAGGAGGTGGTGGCTGACTGCCGAACCACCCTTTTCGGCCTGACAGTGGACTTTCGGGAGTCGGTTTCCTACGGCCGTGTGGACCCGGCCGGTGCCGCCGATATTTTTATCCGCAGCGCCCTGGTAAATGGTGACGTGAAACAGCCCCTTTCCTTCATGGCCCACAACACGAGGCTCATCGAAGAGGGCGTGGAGATTGAAAATCGCCTGCGGCGGAAAACCTTTCTGGCCGGGGATGACGACCTGTTCGCCTTTTATCGCCAGCGGCTGGACAACGATGTGTACAGCATGCGCACCTTAAAGAAACGCATCGCGGAACAGGGGGTCGATTTTCTGAAGATGTCGCGGGCCGATGTGATTAAAGAAGAGCCGGACCCAGAGGAGATGGCCGGTTTTCCGGACACCCTTCACCTGGGCCGGGAACAGTTTGCCTGTCTGTACGCCTTTGACCCGGCAAAAGATGAAGACGGCGTCACGGTTCGGATACCGGCGCACCGGGCGCCGGACGTGGATCCGGACCATCTGGACTGGCTGGTCCCCGGACTGCTGACGGAAAAGATAGCGGCCCTGGTCAAGGGGCTTCCCAAGGCCTATCGGAAACAGCTGGTGCCCATCAGCCGCACCGTGGAGATCATCACAACGGAAATGCCACAAAGGAAGCGGCCCCTGGTCTCGGCCCTCTCCCTGTTCATCCGCAAGCGGTTTGGCGTTGAGGTTCCCGCTTCGGCGTGGCAGCCGGAAAAACTGCCTGAACACCTTCATGCCCGTATTGCTATTACGGATGAACGTAACCGGGAGATCGAGGTCTCCCGTAACCGTGACATTCTGCGACAGTCCTTTGACCAGGGGCTGCCGGCGGATAGCCTGGCGCCCCTGAAAAGGCAATGGGAAAAGACCGGATGCCGAACCTGGGAATTTGGTGATCTGCCGGAAGAGATCGTGGCCGATGCCGGAAAGAGGCATATCCGCCTTTTTCCCGGCCTTGTGGACCGGACCGGCCACGTGGACCTGCGCCTGTTTGAAAGCCGGTCCAAGGCCCTTGCCGCCCATGTCCAGGGCGTGAAAAGACTCCTGCTGCTGGCGCTTTCCAGGGAGGTCCGTTTTCTGGGCAGGGATGTGGCCCTGTCAAAACAGGCGGCCTTGAAGGCAGTGCTGCTGGGCGGGGCAAAGTCCCTTGAACAGCGGATGCAACAGAAGGTGGCCGACAACCTGCTGGCCGTCAGCATTCGAACCGCAGCGGAATTCGAGGCCCTTGCGATTGAAGTGCCCGGCCGGCTTTACGAAAGGGCACATCAGCTGCGGACGGCCGTGGAAACGGTGGTCGGCGCGTACCATGACGCACGGCGGCAGATTCAAACGCTTGTCGCGTCACAGCGGGCCGGCGGAGACACCGCCCTTGTGCTGAAGACCATCGAGGCCGACCTGGCGACCCTGGTGCCCGAAACCTTTGTGACGATCTATCATATTGCCGACCTGGAGCGGTTGCCCCGGTATATGCAGGCCGCTGTCATTCGAGCCCGCCGGGCCGTGGAAAACCTCGCCGGAGACCGGCAAAAAGCCGAAAAGGTGGCCTGGTCATGTGCCGTTCTCGACCGTTTGGTGGCTGAGCTTCTGCCCGATACTTCCGATGAGAAGCGCCGGGCCGTGGAAGATTTTTTCTGGATGGTGGAGGAATATAAGGTGTCGGTCTTTGCCCAGGAGTTGAAAACCGCTTTCCCCGTCTCCAAAAAGAGACTGGAGGAGAACCTTCGCGAAATTGAGGGAATGGTGTGA